The genomic region GCCGTCTCCTTCAGCAACTGTTGCAGTGCATTGGTCGCCATCGGCCCGCGCCAGATCATCGGCTGGCCGGCATCGATCAGATAGCCGATCGACATCGTCTGCACTCCGTAAGATATCTTGGGCTGCATTGTTTTGTTGTCGGCGCTGACCGGAAAGCCGGACACGCCCAGCATGGTCGGGATGCTGGGACCGTAAATGTCGGCGTCGAGCACGCCCACATTGGCGCCTTCGGCCGCCAGAGCCAGCGCGAGATTGACGGTCGTAGTCGATTTGCCGACGCCGCCCTTGCCCGAAGCCACGGCAATGATGTTCCTGACGTTGGGCAGCGGCTTCAGGCCCTGCTGCACCGCGTGTGAAATGATTTTGACCGAGGCTTCGACATAAACATCGCCCACGCCCGGCAGAGTTTTAAGACGCCGCTCCACTTCTTGGGTCAATACCGGCAAATAACTTTTGGCCGGATAACCAAGCTCGAGTTTGACGGTAAGCCGACCTTCCTCAATGAGGATCGCTTTGACCGATTTTGCGGAAACCAGATCGAGCTCGTGGTTGGGGTCGACGACTGTTTTTAACAGATCTTCAACATCTGATTTTTCGATGTTTGCCATGTTTTCTATTCCAGTGCTATTGAAGGGACGAGTAAACCACAGAAAGATAACCTATCGATTTACTCGGAATTGGCAACATTCTACAACAATTTGCCCTGTCCGGCAGGACTATAGCAACGGAAAGAATCAAAATCAAAGTCTTGCCGGACACGCGCCGTTCGCCGCGGCCCGGCTTCCGTAGATTCGGTAGCCGGGCCTGATTTATGCCATAATAGCGGACTTATTTATCTTCGTATTCGCCTGTTATCAAACACCATGTCCGATAGAAAAATTTTAGTCACAAGCGCTCTGCCCTACGCCAACGGCCCCATTCACCTGGGCCATCTGGTCGAATACATTCAAACCGACATTTGGGTGAGATTCCAGAAACAGTGCGGCCGGTCATGTTATTACGTCTGCGCCGACGATACGCATGGCACGCCGATCATGCTGCGGGCCGACAAGGAGGGCATTTCGCCCGAAGCACTGATCGCGCGGGTCGGCAAGGAGCATCTGGCCGATTTCACCGAATTCGGCGTCGCTTTCGACAATTACCACAGCACCCACTCCGAAGAAAACCGGACTTTTTCGGCATTGATTTATCAGCGGCTGAAGGAGGCCGGCCACATCAGCTCGCGCACGATCACGCAGGCCTTCGATCCGGTCAAAAACATGTTCCTGCCGGACCGATTCATCAAGGGCGAGTGCCCGAAATGCGGCGCACAGGATCAATACGGCGACAACTGCGAAGTCTGCGGCGCAACCTATGCGCCGACCGAACTGAAAAACGCGGTGTCGGCCATCTCCGGCGCGAAGCCGATCGAAAAGGAATCGGTCCATTATTTCTTCAATCTGGGCGATTTCGAAGGAATGCTCGGCGACTGGACTAACGACGGCGACCACCTGCAGCCGGAAGTCCGCAACAAGATGGCCGAATGGCTCGAAGGCGGCCTGCAGCAATGGGACATTTCGCGCGACGCGCCCTATTTCGGCTTCGAGATCCCGGATGCGCCGGGCAAATATTTCTATGTCTGGCTCGATGCGCCGATCGGCTACATGGCCAGCTTCAAAAACCTGTGCGACAACCGGGGCCTCAATTTCGACGAATTCTGGGCGAAGGACAGCGATGCCGAACTGTATCATTTCATCGGCAAGGACATCATCTATTTCCATGCACTGTTCTGGCCGGCGATGCTGCACGGCGCCGATTTCCGGACCCCGAGCGCGATCTTCGCGCACGGCTTTCTGACCGTGAACGGCGAAAAGATGTCCAAATCACGCGGCACCTTCATCACCGCGCGCACCTATCTGGACCATCTGAACCCGGAATACCTGCGCTATTATTTCGCCGCGAAACTCGGCGCCGGCGTCGACGACATCGATCTCAATTTCGACGACTTCACTCAGCGCGTGAATGCCGACCTGGTCGGCAAGGTCGTCAACATCGCCAGCCGCTGCGCCGGCTTCATCGCCAAGCGCTTCGACGGCAGGCTGGCGCCCCACTGCGCCGAACCCGGGCTGTGGCAGGACTTTATCGACGCGAACGAATCGATCGCCCGCCATTACGAAACGCGCGAATTCGGCAAGGCGAT from Methylosarcina fibrata AML-C10 harbors:
- the metG gene encoding methionine--tRNA ligase — translated: MSDRKILVTSALPYANGPIHLGHLVEYIQTDIWVRFQKQCGRSCYYVCADDTHGTPIMLRADKEGISPEALIARVGKEHLADFTEFGVAFDNYHSTHSEENRTFSALIYQRLKEAGHISSRTITQAFDPVKNMFLPDRFIKGECPKCGAQDQYGDNCEVCGATYAPTELKNAVSAISGAKPIEKESVHYFFNLGDFEGMLGDWTNDGDHLQPEVRNKMAEWLEGGLQQWDISRDAPYFGFEIPDAPGKYFYVWLDAPIGYMASFKNLCDNRGLNFDEFWAKDSDAELYHFIGKDIIYFHALFWPAMLHGADFRTPSAIFAHGFLTVNGEKMSKSRGTFITARTYLDHLNPEYLRYYFAAKLGAGVDDIDLNFDDFTQRVNADLVGKVVNIASRCAGFIAKRFDGRLAPHCAEPGLWQDFIDANESIARHYETREFGKAMRDIMALADKANQYIDEKKPWLIAKEEGKDSELHNVCSMGVNLFRLLAAYLRPVLPKLAADAEDFLNIGPQPWPNLAGPLLDHPINPFKPLMTRVEPDKITAIVEASKENLEKTPVQPKAKTCESIAATIDYDDFAKIDLRIAKILKARHVDGSDKLLQLTVDIGDETRNIFAGIKTAYAPEDLEGRLTVVVVNLAPRKMRFGVSEGMVLAAGPGGKDLWVLSPDAGAQPGMRVK
- the apbC gene encoding iron-sulfur cluster carrier protein ApbC; translated protein: MANIEKSDVEDLLKTVVDPNHELDLVSAKSVKAILIEEGRLTVKLELGYPAKSYLPVLTQEVERRLKTLPGVGDVYVEASVKIISHAVQQGLKPLPNVRNIIAVASGKGGVGKSTTTVNLALALAAEGANVGVLDADIYGPSIPTMLGVSGFPVSADNKTMQPKISYGVQTMSIGYLIDAGQPMIWRGPMATNALQQLLKETAWTDVDYLIVDLPPGTGDIQLTLAQQIPVSGAIIVTTPQDIALIDAQRGLGMFQKVNVPVLGIVENMSMHICSQCGHAEAIFGEGGGALMAETNHVDFLGALPLDIKIRQFADSGRPTVVADPEGTAAKIYKEIARKTAARLALKARDFSARFPNIVVQNT